One part of the Arabidopsis thaliana chromosome 1 sequence genome encodes these proteins:
- the PPC4 gene encoding phosphoenolpyruvate carboxylase 4 (phosphoenolpyruvate carboxylase 4 (PPC4); CONTAINS InterPro DOMAIN/s: Pyruvate/Phosphoenolpyruvate kinase, catalytic core (InterPro:IPR015813), Phosphoenolpyruvate carboxylase, active site (InterPro:IPR018129), Phosphoenolpyruvate carboxylase (InterPro:IPR001449), Phosphoenolpyruvate carboxylase, C-terminal region (InterPro:IPR021135); BEST Arabidopsis thaliana protein match is: phosphoenolpyruvate carboxylase 1 (TAIR:AT1G53310.3); Has 9944 Blast hits to 6686 proteins in 1878 species: Archae - 54; Bacteria - 5038; Metazoa - 4; Fungi - 0; Plants - 1854; Viruses - 0; Other Eukaryotes - 2994 (source: NCBI BLink).), with product MTDTTDDIAEEISFQSFEDDCKLLGSLFHDVLQREVGNPFMEKVERIRILAQSALNLRMAGIEDTANLLEKQLTSEISKMPLEEALTLARTFTHSLNLMGIADTHHRMHKVHNVTQLARSCDDIFSQLLQSGISPDELYKTVCKQEVEIVLTAHPTQINRRTLQYKHIRIAHLLEYNTRSDLSVEDRETLIEDLVREITSLWQTDELRRQKPTPVDEARAGLNIVEQSLWKAVPQYLRRVSNSLKKFTGKPLPLTCTPMKFGSWMGGDRDGNPNVTAKVTKEVSLLSRWMAIDLYIREVDSLRFELSTDRCSDRFSRLADKILEKDYDRGKSNFQKQQSSSCLPTQLPARAHLPACIDFGESRHTKFEIATTDYMPPNLQKQNEQDFSESDWEKIDNGSRSGLTSRGSFSSTSQLLLQRKLFEESQVGKTSFQKLLEPPPLKRAGSAPYRIVLGEVKEKLVKTRRLLELLIEGLPCEYDPKNSYETSDQLLEPLLLCYESLQSSGARVLADGRLADLIRRVSTFGMVLVKLDLRQEAARHSEALDAITTYLDMGTYSEWDEEKKLEFLTRELKGKRPLVPQCIKVGPDVKEVLDTFRVAAELGSESLGAYVISMASNASDVLAVELLQKDARLALTSEHGKPCPGGTLRVVPLFETVNDLRAAGPSIRKLLSIDWYREHIQKNHNGHQEVMVGYSDSGKDAGRFTAAWELYKAQENVVAACNEFGIKITLFHGRGGSIGRGGGPTYLAIQSQPPGSVMGSLRSTEQGEMVQAKFGIPQTAVRQLEVYTTAVLLATLKPPQPPREEKWRNLMEEISGISCQHYRSTVYENPEFLSYFHEATPQAELGFLNIGSRPTRRKSSSGIGHLRAIPWVFAWTQTRFVLPAWLGVGAGLKGVSEKGHADDLKEMYKEWPFFQSTLELIEMVLAKADIPMTKHYDEQLVSEKRRGLGTELRKELMTTEKYVLVISGHEKLLQDNKSLKKLIDSRLPYLNAMNMLQVEILKRLRRDEDNNKLRDALLITINGIAAGMRNTG from the exons ATGACGGACACAACAGACGATATCGCAGAGGAAATCTCATTCCAAAGCTTCGAAGATGACTGCAAATTGCTCGGTAGTCTCTTCCATGATGTGTTACAAAGGGAAGTTGGCAACCCATTCATGGAAAAAGTCGAACGCATTCGGATTCTTGCTCAG AGTGCGTTAAATTTGCGTATGGCTGGTATTGAGGATACCGCAAACCTTTTGGAGAAGCAATTGACTAGTGAAATATCCAAAATGCCACTAGAAGAAGCCTTAACGTTGGCTCGTACATTCACTCATTCTCTTAACTTAATGGGCATTGCAGACACTCATCACAG AATGCACAAAGTCCATAACGTTACACAACTTGCAAGATCTTGTGATGATATATTCAGCCAGCTATTGCAAAGTGGAATCTCTCCAGACGAACTTTATAAAACTGTTTGCAAACAG GAGGTCGAAATTGTTCTTACTGCTCATCCTACCCAAATAAATCGAAGAACCTTGCAGTACAAGCATATTAGAATTGCT CATCTTCTAGAATATAACACTAGATCAGATCTAAGCGTTGAAGATCGCGAAACGCTCATTGAAGATTTG GTTAGAGAGATTACTTCACTGTGGCAAACTGATGAGCTTAGACGTCAGAAACCTACTCCAGTTGATGAAGCTAGAGCTg GTCTAAACATAGTGGAGCAATCCCTTTGGAAAGCAGTACCACAATACCTGCGTCGTGTCAGCAATTCCTTGAAGAAG TTTACAGGGAAGCCACTTCCACTAACATGCACTCCTATGAAATTTGGTTCTTGGATGGGAGGTGATAGAGATGGAAATCCAAATGTCACGGCAAAG GTCACGAAAGAAGTATCTCTCTTGTCTAGATGGATGGCTATTGATTTGTACATAAGAGAGGTTGATAGCTTAAGATTTGAATTATCTACGGATCGATGCAGTGATAGGTTTTCAAGATTAGCTGATAAAATTCTTGAAAAGG ATTATGATAgaggaaaatcaaatttccAAAAGCAACAAAGTTCATCATGCTTGCCAACACAACTTCCAGCTAGAGCTCACCTTCCTGCTTGCATTG ACTTTGGTGAATCACGACATACCAAATTTGAAATTGCGACGACAGATTATATGCCACCCAATCTCCAG aaGCAGAATGAACAAGACTTTTCGGAAAGCGACTGGGAGAAAATTGACAATGGTTCGCGGTCCGGTCTTACTTCTCGAGGTTCTTTCTCATCTActtctcaacttcttctccaGAGAAAACTATTTGAGGAATCTCAGGTTGGGAAGACTAGTTTCCAAAAGCTACTAGAACCACCTCCACTTAAACGAGCTGGAAGTGCTCCTTATCGTATTGTTCTTGgagaagtaaaagaaaag CTTGTGAAGACAAGAAGACTTCTTGAACTTCTTATTGAGGGTCTTCCTTGTGAGTATGACCCTAAAAACTCCTATGAAACATCAGATCAGCTTCTTGAACCATTGCTCCTCTGTTACGAATCTCTG CAATCATCGGGTGCTAGGGTACTAGCTGATGGACGACTTGCTGATCTGATTCGTAGAGTTTCTACCTTTGGAATGGTTTTGGTGAAACTCGACTTACGCCAG GAAGCTGCAAGACATTCTGAAGCTTTGGATGCAATTACAACATACTTGGATATGGGTACTTATAGTGAATgggatgaagagaagaaattagaATTTTTGACAAGAGAACTAAAAGGGAAACGACCTCTTGTTCCTCAATGTATTAAG gTTGGTCCTGACGTCAAAGAAGTATTGGACACATTCCGAGTCGCTGCTGAACTTGGAAGTGAATCACTTGGCGCTTACGTTATTTCTATGGCTTCAAat GCAAGTGATGTCCTCGCTGTGGAACTTCTTCAAAAAGATGCTCGACTTGCTTTAACTAGCGAACATGGAAAACCATGTCCTGGTGGAAC GCTACGAGTGGTACCTCTTTTTGAAACGGTGAATGATTTAAGAGCCGCTGGTCCTTCGATAAGGAAATTGCTCTCAATCGATTGGTATAGGGAACACATCCAAAAGAACCACAACGGTCACCAAGAG GTGATGGTTGGATACTCTGATTCTGGAAAAGATGCTGGACGTTTTACTGCAGCATGGGAACTCTACAAAGCTCAAGAAAATGTTGTTGCTGCTTGTAATGAATTTGGAAtcaaaataacattatttCATGGACGAGGAGGAAGCATTGGTCGTGGTGGTGGTCCAACCTATCTCGCTATTCAGTCCCAACCACCAGGCTCTGTAATG GGCTCTTTGCGTTCAACTGAGCAAGGTGAGATGGTTCAAGCTAAGTTTGGGATACCACAAACGGCTGTTAGGCAACTAGAGGTATACACAACCGCGGTTCTACTCGCTACCTTAAAGCCTCCTCAGCCACCTCGAGAGGAAAAATGGCGAAACCTAATGGAAGAAATCTCTGGAATCAGTTGCCAACACTATAGAAGCACAGTGTATGAAAACCCAGAGTTTCTATCTTATTTTCATGAGGCAACACCGCAAGCAGAACTTGGTTTCCTCAATATAGGAAGCCGACCAACACGAAGAAAGAGCTCTAGTGGAATAGGACATCTCCGAGCTATCCCTTGGGTCTTTGCTTGGACTCAAACAAGGTTTGTTCTTCCAGCTTGGCTTGGTGTAGGGGCTGGTTTAAAGGGAGTTTCTGAGAAGGGTCATGCGGATGATCTTAAAGAGATGTACAAAGAATGGCCATTTTTTCAGTCCACCCTTGAACTTATAGAGATGGTGTTAGCTAAAGCAGACATTCCAATGACCAAACACTACGACGAACAACTTGTGTctgagaaaagaagaggacTTGGCACTGAGCTAAGAAAAGAACTAATGACTACTGAGAAGTACGTTCTTGTGATAAGTGGTCACGAGAAACTCTTGCAGGACAATAAGAGCTTGAAGAAACTCATTGATAGTAGACTTCCGTATCTCAACGCAATGAACATGTTACAAGTTGAAATTCTTAAGAGGCTAAGACGTGATGAAGATAACAATAAGCTAAGAGATGCTTTGCTTATCACAATCAATGGTATTGCTGCAGGAATGAGAAATACCGGTTAA
- the PHO1;H1 gene encoding EXS (ERD1/XPR1/SYG1) family protein, with translation MVKFTKQFEGQLVPEWKDAFVDYSQLKKDLKKIHLFTNGVEKKHTETSLIKTVKSSLGRLSIFGNKGREQSRVIQVHKKLASSGSNNDVYETELLEKIADDTDAAKEFFACLDMQLNKVNQFYKTKEKEFLERGECLKKQMDILIELKDAFKQKQANGESTQESKEDDSISCTISCEYDSVRGRTEEMQLQVSCLDNLEDNGEEALESLGSEEPIKANNEDSKLTTVSSRVFSCQGKNVKIKIPLTNPSRTFSAISYLINQSSSKKNGPDGGNKLQISKKKLSHAEKMIKGALTELFKGLNYLKTYRNLNILAFMNILKKFDKVTGKQILPIYLKVVESSYFNISDKVMILSDEVEEWFIKHLAGENRRKAMKYLKPHHRKESHSVTFFIGLFTGCFVALLAGYIIVAHLTGMYRQHSANTFYMETAYPVLSMFGLLFLHLFLYGCNIFMWRKARINYSFIFELGSKNELKYRDVFLICTASMSAIAGVMFVHLSLLEKGYSFRQVQVIPGLLLLGFLLILICPLNIFYKSSRYRLISVIRNIVFSPLYKVVMLDFFMADQLCSQVPMLRNLEYIACYYITGSYATQDYEYCMRVKYYRDLAYAVSFLPYYWRAMQCARRWFDEGETSHLVNLGKYVSAMLAAGTKVAYEKERSLGWLCLVVAMSSVATIYQLYWDFVKDWGLLQHNSNNPWLRNQLMLRQKSIYYFSMVQTQILYPKISTRK, from the exons ATGGTCAAGTTCACAAAGCAATTCGAGGGGCAGCTTGTGCCCGAATGGAAAGACGCCTTCGTTGATTACTCTCAGCTCAAGAAAGACCTCAAGAAAATCCATTTGTTCACCAATGGAGTTGAGAAGAAGCACACAGAAACTTCTCTCATCAAAACCGTTAAGTCCTCTTTAGGAAGGCTTTCCATTTTCGGTAATAAGGGGCGGGAACAATCTCGTGTCATCCAA GTTCATAAGAAGCTTGCTTCTTCTGGAAGTAACAATGACGTGTATGAAACGGAACTTCTGGAGAAGATTGCTGATGACACTGATGCTGCGAAAGAGTTCTTCGCATGTCTGGACATGCAGCTTAACAAAGTGAATCAGTTCTACAAGACAAAGGAGAAAGAGTTCTTGGAGAGAGGAGAGTGTTTAAAGAAGCAAATGGATATACTCATTGAGCTCAAAGATGCTTTCAAACAAAAGCAAGCCAATGGAGAGTCTActcaagaatcaaaagaagacGATTCCATATCATGCACCATCTCTTGCG AGTACGACTCTGTTAGGGGCAGAACCGAGGAAATGCAACTTCAGGTATCTTGCTTAGATAATTTGGAGGATAATGGGGAAGAAGCATTGGAGTCTCTGGGATCAGAAGAACCGATCAAAGCTAACAACGAGGACTCGAAGCTGACCACGGTTTCTAGTCGTGTTTTCAGCTGCCAAGGGAAGAATGTGAAGATCAAGATTCCATTGACAAATCCTTCTCGTACATTCTCAGCTATCAGTTACTTGATAAACCAGTCTTCATCGAAGAAAAATGGTCCAGATGGAGGAAATAAGCTGCAGATCAGCAAGAAAAAACTAAGCCACGCCGAGAAGATGATAAAAGGAGCTTTGACAGAACTCTTTAAAGGGCTAAATTATCTCAAAACTTACAGAAACTTGAACATATTAGCCTTCATGAACATTCTCAAAAAGTTCGATAAG GTAACTGGAAAACAAATCCTTCCAATTTACCTCAAAGTGGTGGAAAGTTCTTACTTCAATATTTCAGACAag GTGATGATTCTATCAGATGAAGTTGAGGAATGGTTCATCAAGCACTTGGCAGGAGAAAATCGCAGAAAGGCGATGAAATATCTGAAACCGCACCACCGTAAAGAGTCTCACTCTGTCACCTTCTTCATTG GTCTTTTCACTGGTTGCTTTGTTGCTCTTCTTGCTGGCTATATCATTGTGGCTCATCTCACTGGAATGTATAGACAACACTCTGCGAACACTTTCTACATGGAAACTGCTTATCCTGTACTTAG CATGTTTGGACTCTTGTTTTTGCACTTATTCTTATACGGTTGCAACATATTTATGTGGCGAAAAGCGAGGATAAACTATAGTTTCATCTTCGAACTCGGGTCAAAAAATGAGCTCAAGTACAGAGATGTTTTCTTGATATGTACTGCTTCAATGTCTGCGATAGCCGGTGTCATGTTTGTTCATCTATCACTTCTGGAAAAAGGTTACTCCTTTCGACAAGTTCAAGTGATCCCTGGCCTTCTACTACTG gGTTTCTTGCTGATACTGATTTGTCCCTTGAACATATTTTACAAATCGAGCCGTTACAGGCTTATATCAGTCATTAGAAACATAGTTTTTTCACCTCTTTACAAAGTTGTGATGCTCGATTTCTTCATGGCTGATCAACTTTGTAGTCAG GTACCGATGCTAAGGAACCTAGAATACATCGCCTGCTACTATATAACCGGTAGCTATGCAACACAGGACTATGAATATTGTATGAGAGTCAAATACTACAGAGATCTCGCATATGCTGTTTCCTTCCTCCCATACTACTGGAGAGCAATGCag TGTGCAAGGAGGTGGTTTGATGAAGGTGAAACGAGCCACCTAGTGAACCTAGGGAAGTACGTTTCAGCTATGTTAGCCGCTGGAACAAAAGTGGCTTACGAAAAGGAGAGGAGCCTTGGTTGGCTCTGTCTTGTGGTGGCTATGTCAAGTGTAGCTACAATTTACCAATTGTATTGGGACTTTGTAAAAGATTGGGGTTTACTTCAACATAACTCCAACAACCCTTGGCTTAGGAACCAACTCATGCTTCGCCAAAAATCTATTTACTACTTCTCTATGGTACAAACCCAAATCTTATATCCAAAAATctcaacaagaaaatga
- the PHO1;H1 gene encoding EXS (ERD1/XPR1/SYG1) family protein (PHO1;H1; FUNCTIONS IN: molecular_function unknown; INVOLVED IN: cellular response to phosphate starvation, phosphate transport; LOCATED IN: integral to membrane; EXPRESSED IN: 24 plant structures; EXPRESSED DURING: 12 growth stages; CONTAINS InterPro DOMAIN/s: EXS, C-terminal (InterPro:IPR004342), SPX, N-terminal (InterPro:IPR004331); BEST Arabidopsis thaliana protein match is: phosphate 1 (TAIR:AT3G23430.1); Has 1136 Blast hits to 1082 proteins in 213 species: Archae - 2; Bacteria - 16; Metazoa - 271; Fungi - 358; Plants - 319; Viruses - 3; Other Eukaryotes - 167 (source: NCBI BLink).), with translation MVKFTKQFEGQLVPEWKDAFVDYSQLKKDLKKIHLFTNGVEKKHTETSLIKTVKSSLGRLSIFGNKGREQSRVIQVHKKLASSGSNNDVYETELLEKIADDTDAAKEFFACLDMQLNKVNQFYKTKEKEFLERGECLKKQMDILIELKDAFKQKQANGESTQESKEDDSISCTISCEYDSVRGRTEEMQLQVSCLDNLEDNGEEALESLGSEEPIKANNEDSKLTTVSSRVFSCQGKNVKIKIPLTNPSRTFSAISYLINQSSSKKNGPDGGNKLQISKKKLSHAEKMIKGALTELFKGLNYLKTYRNLNILAFMNILKKFDKVTGKQILPIYLKVVESSYFNISDKVMILSDEVEEWFIKHLAGENRRKAMKYLKPHHRKESHSVTFFIGLFTGCFVALLAGYIIVAHLTGMYRQHSANTFYMETAYPVLSMFGLLFLHLFLYGCNIFMWRKARINYSFIFELGSKNELKYRDVFLICTASMSAIAGVMFVHLSLLEKGYSFRQVQVIPGLLLLGFLLILICPLNIFYKSSRYRLISVIRNIVFSPLYKVVMLDFFMADQLCSQVPMLRNLEYIACYYITGSYATQDYEYCMRVKYYRDLAYAVSFLPYYWRAMQCARRWFDEGETSHLVNLGKYVSAMLAAGTKVAYEKERSLGWLCLVVAMSSVATIYQLYWDFVKDWGLLQHNSNNPWLRNQLMLRQKSIYYFSMVLNLVLRLAWLQTVLHSSFEHVDYRVTGLFLAALEVIRRGQWNFYRLENEHLNNAGKFRAVKTVPLPFREVDEED, from the exons ATGGTCAAGTTCACAAAGCAATTCGAGGGGCAGCTTGTGCCCGAATGGAAAGACGCCTTCGTTGATTACTCTCAGCTCAAGAAAGACCTCAAGAAAATCCATTTGTTCACCAATGGAGTTGAGAAGAAGCACACAGAAACTTCTCTCATCAAAACCGTTAAGTCCTCTTTAGGAAGGCTTTCCATTTTCGGTAATAAGGGGCGGGAACAATCTCGTGTCATCCAA GTTCATAAGAAGCTTGCTTCTTCTGGAAGTAACAATGACGTGTATGAAACGGAACTTCTGGAGAAGATTGCTGATGACACTGATGCTGCGAAAGAGTTCTTCGCATGTCTGGACATGCAGCTTAACAAAGTGAATCAGTTCTACAAGACAAAGGAGAAAGAGTTCTTGGAGAGAGGAGAGTGTTTAAAGAAGCAAATGGATATACTCATTGAGCTCAAAGATGCTTTCAAACAAAAGCAAGCCAATGGAGAGTCTActcaagaatcaaaagaagacGATTCCATATCATGCACCATCTCTTGCG AGTACGACTCTGTTAGGGGCAGAACCGAGGAAATGCAACTTCAGGTATCTTGCTTAGATAATTTGGAGGATAATGGGGAAGAAGCATTGGAGTCTCTGGGATCAGAAGAACCGATCAAAGCTAACAACGAGGACTCGAAGCTGACCACGGTTTCTAGTCGTGTTTTCAGCTGCCAAGGGAAGAATGTGAAGATCAAGATTCCATTGACAAATCCTTCTCGTACATTCTCAGCTATCAGTTACTTGATAAACCAGTCTTCATCGAAGAAAAATGGTCCAGATGGAGGAAATAAGCTGCAGATCAGCAAGAAAAAACTAAGCCACGCCGAGAAGATGATAAAAGGAGCTTTGACAGAACTCTTTAAAGGGCTAAATTATCTCAAAACTTACAGAAACTTGAACATATTAGCCTTCATGAACATTCTCAAAAAGTTCGATAAG GTAACTGGAAAACAAATCCTTCCAATTTACCTCAAAGTGGTGGAAAGTTCTTACTTCAATATTTCAGACAag GTGATGATTCTATCAGATGAAGTTGAGGAATGGTTCATCAAGCACTTGGCAGGAGAAAATCGCAGAAAGGCGATGAAATATCTGAAACCGCACCACCGTAAAGAGTCTCACTCTGTCACCTTCTTCATTG GTCTTTTCACTGGTTGCTTTGTTGCTCTTCTTGCTGGCTATATCATTGTGGCTCATCTCACTGGAATGTATAGACAACACTCTGCGAACACTTTCTACATGGAAACTGCTTATCCTGTACTTAG CATGTTTGGACTCTTGTTTTTGCACTTATTCTTATACGGTTGCAACATATTTATGTGGCGAAAAGCGAGGATAAACTATAGTTTCATCTTCGAACTCGGGTCAAAAAATGAGCTCAAGTACAGAGATGTTTTCTTGATATGTACTGCTTCAATGTCTGCGATAGCCGGTGTCATGTTTGTTCATCTATCACTTCTGGAAAAAGGTTACTCCTTTCGACAAGTTCAAGTGATCCCTGGCCTTCTACTACTG gGTTTCTTGCTGATACTGATTTGTCCCTTGAACATATTTTACAAATCGAGCCGTTACAGGCTTATATCAGTCATTAGAAACATAGTTTTTTCACCTCTTTACAAAGTTGTGATGCTCGATTTCTTCATGGCTGATCAACTTTGTAGTCAG GTACCGATGCTAAGGAACCTAGAATACATCGCCTGCTACTATATAACCGGTAGCTATGCAACACAGGACTATGAATATTGTATGAGAGTCAAATACTACAGAGATCTCGCATATGCTGTTTCCTTCCTCCCATACTACTGGAGAGCAATGCag TGTGCAAGGAGGTGGTTTGATGAAGGTGAAACGAGCCACCTAGTGAACCTAGGGAAGTACGTTTCAGCTATGTTAGCCGCTGGAACAAAAGTGGCTTACGAAAAGGAGAGGAGCCTTGGTTGGCTCTGTCTTGTGGTGGCTATGTCAAGTGTAGCTACAATTTACCAATTGTATTGGGACTTTGTAAAAGATTGGGGTTTACTTCAACATAACTCCAACAACCCTTGGCTTAGGAACCAACTCATGCTTCGCCAAAAATCTATTTACTACTTCTCTATG GTTCTAAATCTTGTTCTGAGGTTGGCATGGCTACAAACAGTTTTGCACTCAAGTTTTGAGCATGTGGATTACAGAGTCACAGGATTGTTCTTGGCTGCTCTTGAAGTCATCAGAAGAGGACAATGGAACTTTTACCG ATTGGAGAATGAGCATCTAAATAATGCAGGGAAATTTCGCGCTGTAAAGACAGTGCCGCTTCCTTTCAGAGAAGTGGATGAAGAAGACTAA
- the NUDX1 gene encoding nudix hydrolase 1 (nudix hydrolase 1 (NUDX1); FUNCTIONS IN: hydrolase activity, dihydroneopterin triphosphate pyrophosphohydrolase activity, 8-oxo-7,8-dihydroguanosine triphosphate pyrophosphatase activity; INVOLVED IN: response to DNA damage stimulus; LOCATED IN: cytosol; EXPRESSED IN: 16 plant structures; EXPRESSED DURING: 10 growth stages; CONTAINS InterPro DOMAIN/s: NUDIX hydrolase domain-like (InterPro:IPR015797), NUDIX hydrolase (InterPro:IPR020476), NUDIX hydrolase, conserved site (InterPro:IPR020084), NUDIX hydrolase domain (InterPro:IPR000086); Has 6319 Blast hits to 6317 proteins in 1575 species: Archae - 191; Bacteria - 5327; Metazoa - 193; Fungi - 66; Plants - 51; Viruses - 14; Other Eukaryotes - 477 (source: NCBI BLink).) gives MSTGEAIPRVAVVVFILNGNSILLGRRRSSIGNSTFALPGGHLEFGESFEECAAREVMEETGLKIEKMKLLTVTNNVFKEAPTPSHYVSVSIRAVLVDPSQEPKNMEPEKCEGWDWYDWENLPKPLFWPLEKLFGSGFNPFTHGGGD, from the exons ATGTCGACAGGAGAAGCGATACCAAGAGTCGCCGTCGTCGTTTTCATTCTCAACGGAAACTCAATCTTATTAGGTCGCCGCCGTTCCTCAATCGGCAACTCCACTTTCGCTCTTCCCGGTGGCCACCTCGAATTCg GAGAGAGCTTTGAAGAATGTGCAGCGAGAGAAGTAATGGAGGAAACAGGTCTAAAGATTGAAAAGATGAAGCTTTTGACTGTTACAAACAATGTCTTCAAAGAAGCACCAACGCCATCACACTACGTCTCTGTTTCGATACGTGCGGTGTTGGTGGATCCAAGTCAAGAACCGAAGAATATGGAACCAGAGAAGTGTGAAGGATGGGATTGGTATGATTGGGAGAATCTACCAAAGCCTTTGTTTTGGCCACTTGAGAAATTGTTTGGAAGTGGTTTCAATCCTTTCACTCATGGTGGTGGAGACTAA